CCTGCCATCGGCGGGATTCCGGCGAGGCTGAGGACTGCTATGAGGGCCATCGCGAAGGTTATGGGCATCTTCTCAGCAAGACCACCGAAGTCCTCGAACTTGGTCTTGCCGGTTCTCAGGATAAGCGCCGCGACAACGAGCCAGAACAGGCCCTTGAAGACCGCGTGGCTGAGGACGTGGAAGAGGGCTCCAACGAATCCAAGTGAGGTGCCGATACCGAGACCCAGGAGGATGTAGCCGACTTGGCTGATTGATGAATAGGCGAAGAGCTTCCTGATGTCCTCTTGGAGGACCGCGAGGAAGCCAGCGACGACGACGGTTATCGCACCGAGCCACGCTATGATGTACCCAAACACGAGGTGGCCGTGCCAGACTCCGAGGGCGTAGTAGAGCTTGGCACCCATCAGGATGTAGAGGAGCAGGAATCCATAGGCTCCCGCCTTGCTGAGAGCTCCGCTGAAGAAGGTAGTGTAGCTCTGGTCAACCTCGCTGTAGGCACCGGGTGCCCAGACGTGGAGCGGAACGGCACCGGCTTTGACGCCGAAGGCAGTCAGGAACAGCAGGAACACGAGTGCCGTGAGGCTCTTGCTCATGCTTCCGAGCATTGCGTCCATGTAAAGGGCCTGTCTGATTGCCCCGAAGTCGAGCGCTCCGGTCTTTGCGTAGAGTATTCCAATCGCAATGAGCATCGCGTAGGCTCCGATGACGCTGAGCACGAAGTACTTGAGGGACTCGTGCCTGTTCCTCTTGAGCACCATCATGAAGCTCGCGAAGGTCATGAGCTCCCAGAACAGGAAGAAACCCACGAAGTCCTGGCTGAGGAAGACTCCGAGGACACCTGTGTAGCTCATGAGAGCGAAGAGCCACTCGTAAGAGCTCCTTGAGGTGCTGGCCATTCCAAAGGCCATCGCAACGCCGACGAGCGAGGCTATTACCGCGAAGTACCAGCTTATCATATTGAGCTGGAAGACTAACTTGAAGCCTCCTACCGTTATTGTGTGAGTCACGGTTCCGGAGGCGCTACTGCTTATCGTCTGGTAGTACTTAGCGAGTATTCCCAGGGGAACCGCTGCACCAATGATTCCAACAATCTCGCGTATTCCCCTGATGTCGAGGGCCCAGGCTATGAAGCCCGCCACCAGAGGTGCGAAGAGCATTATCATGAGCTCGTTCATGCTCCCACCCCCATCAACGGGACGTTCTTAATGTACTGGGCGACGTTGAAGATGTCGCTTCCCGCCTTCTGGGAGATGCTCCAGAGGTAGTTCGGGTAGATTCCGATGGCAATCACGAGTATCACCAGGGCAACCACTATGGCCACGAGCGGGATGCTCTCTGAAATCCTCTCACCCTCTCCCTCGAACCAGATGGTGTGAATCAGCCTGAAGTAATAGACCGCCTCCACGACGCTGGCGCCAAGGACGAGGAAAGCAGCCCAGGTGTAGCCCACTTGAAGTGTTGCGAGGATTATCCTGAGCTTGCTCCAGAAGATGTTGAACAGTGGTATTCCAACGGCGGCAAAGGCACCAACTGTTATTCCAAAGGCGGTAACTGGCATCCTCTTGCCGAGCCCGCGGAAGTTCTCAATCTCGGCCCCTCCGAGCTGTATCGCGACGTAGCCGACGCCGAGGAACAGGAGGACCTTGATTATGGCGTGGTTTATCATCTGGAAGACTCCTGCATCAACGCCCGCCTGGGTTCCGAGGGCAAAGGCGAGAGCTATGAGTCCGACCTGGCTGATTGACGAGTAGGCTATCATCCTCTTGACGTTCCTCTGCCTCAACGCCGAGAACTCCGCTACGACGACTGTGAGGGTGGCCATAACCACGAGGAGCTTGAGGACGTTGTGCCAGGTTCCGACAGAGCTCATGAGGTAGAGAACCCTGGCCATCGCGTAGAGGCCGGCCTTGACGACGAAGGCCGAGAACATGGCCGTTACCGGATGAGGTGAGGCCTGGTAGGCGTCGGGTGCCCACGCGTTGAGCGGGAAGAGCTCCGCCTCGACGGCGAGGCCAAAGATTATGAGCGCCAGTCCGACCTGGGCAACGGTCGGGTTGATGTGGCCGGCGAGCTGGGCTATCTGGGCCATGTTGAGCGTTCCGGTGGCACCGTAGATTAGCGCGACGCCGATAAGGAAGAAGCTCGAGCCGATTCCTCCGAGAATCATGTACTTGAGTGATGCTTCAGCAGCTTCACCGGTCTTGTTGTAAGCTGTCAGCGCGTAGGCCGTTATGGCGGTTATCTCCATGAAGACAAAGAGGTTGAAGATGTCGCCGGTCGCTATCATTCCAGTGGCTCCGAGCATCAGCAGAAGGAACAGCATGGCGTACTTGTCTATGGGCTCAACGTCGACTGCCTTGAAGTTGAAGACGGCCATGAGGAAGCTCGCCAAGGCCACTATGAGCACGAAGAGCGAGGCGAAGTAGCCAAGGTAGAGGTTAATTCCGACCGGGGGCTTCCAGCCACCGGCGATGACGATTATTGGCTTTCCGGTTGAGTAAACCTCCTGGAAGACCCACGCCGCTATTCCGGTCTGTATCGCGGTGATTATCAGCACGTAGGTCTTTATCGCCTTCTTTCCGAGCCCCTTAATCAGGGGGACGAAGAAGGCACCGAGGAGGGGTAACGCTATGAGGAGTGAAGCGTACTGCCCGTTCATCCTCTCAACCTCCTTATCTCCTCAACGTTAAGGGTTCCGTAACGCTTGTAGAGGACTATAACAGCGCTGAGGGCCATAGCAGTGGTGGCAACGCCTATGACTATCGCCGTCAGAACGAGCGCCTGCGGAATCGGGTCAACGGCCTGGTTGGGTCCTATCCCCTCGCTCAGAATCGGCGCGCTCCTTCCGGAGATGTAGCCTATACTGACGAGGAGCAGGTTGACGCCGGTTTCCATAATGCTGAGCCCGATGAGCATCTTGAGGATGTTCTTCTTGACGAGTATCGCGTACAGGCCTATGAGCACGAGGGCGATTGAGCCGAAGTAGAACGCGCTGATGTGTGGCACGCTCATTCGCTCACCTCCTCCTTGAGCATGTTGTCGATGATTCCGCTGAGCTCGGTGCCGACCTTGAGGCCTATGATGGTGTATATTATCGGTATGAATCCACCGCTGAAGAGCCTGCCGATGTTATCGTGTCCCCAGCCCCATGTCTGCCATATCCAGTCGAAGAGGAAGTAACCGCCTATCGCGAGGCCTATGAGACCAACGATGACGTAGCTCATTCCAACGAGCCCCTCGGTCTTCTCAAAGGCCTTGTGCGGAATCTCGTATACGGTGAACGCCATGTACATGAGCAGGAACGCCGTCGCTATGGTGGCTCCTCCCGGGAAACCTCCACCCGGGGTCAGGTGTCCGTGGATGAAGATGTAGGCGCCGAACAGTATCACGAACGGAACGAGAAGCCTGGTTCCTGTTGTGAGAACTATCGAACCCTCTGTCTTCGCGGTTCTCCTCTTCTTCCTCTCCCAGAGAAGGGCTCCGACGCCGGTCGAGGCTATGAAGAGGACGGTGACCTCACCGAGGGTATCGAAGCCACGGTAGTTGACGACGACTGCCGTCACCGCGTTGACGGCACCGGTCTGTTCCTTCACGTGGTTGAGGTAGTACTGACCGACGAGCATCTTGTCCTGGCCGAAGGGAACTCCGGCGAGCCCCTGGGCGAGCCAGTAGCCGATGATAAGCAGGGTAATTATCGCGAGACCCCTCTTCAGTATGCTCACCATCTTACCCACCACCCGGGCCTCTCTTCCTCCTCGGTCTCAAAGCGCTGGGTTCTCTTTATGGCGAAGATGAATATCGCACCGCTGAGCGCGGCACCTATGGCCGCTTCGGTCATTGCCACGTCCGGCGCCTGAAGGATTAGGAACAGTATCGAGGCGAACAGGCTTACGGCGGCCATTCCAACGGCGGCCGCGAGCAGGTCCCTCCACTCAACGGCGAGTATTGCCGAGATTATCATAACGCCGATTATGATGTAGTTGATACAGGTTACGCAGTTCATTCGCTCACCTCCTCAGAGGTCTCGGAAGCCTCCTCTACCTGAGCCTTGCTCGCGAGGTGCTCGGCGTACTTGTCAACGACGCTACCGTGCCAGAGCGGAATTCCACGCTTGTACGCGGCCCTTATGAGGGCGTGGGCGCTTATCGGGTTGGTGAGCAATAGGAATCCAGCGACAGCTACCGTCTGCACTATCCACGCCGGGGAGTAGCCCTTGCCGACCGCCCAGAGGCCGGTTCCGACGATAACGCCGAGGCTTCCGAGGGTGGCGCTCTTCGTTGAGGTCTGCATCCTGTTGTAAACGTCAGGCATCCTGATTAGGCCAAGCGCCGACAGGAAGTAGAAGAACGTTCCGATTAGAACGAGGACTTCACCGATTATTGCGAGCACGCTCATAGGCCTCCCTCCAGGTAGCGGGCGAAGGCTATGACTCCACCGAAGGCGAGGAGCGCGTAGACGAGGGCAACGCTGATGTAAATCATCCTTCCATAGTAGAGCGCAAAGAGCACCATAAGTCCGGTGGTTATGGTCGTCATGATGTCCACTGCCACAAGTCTGTCAACTGTCGTCGGTCCCCTGAAGACCCTGTAGGTGCTGAGGAGCGTTGCTATCGCAATCAGGGCGAGATAAATGTTAATCCCTATCATCCGAATATCACCCTCAAGAACTTTTCAAAGGGTCTTGTTATGGCCTCGGAGGCCTTTTCAACGTGCTCAGAATCGTCCTTGGCGTTGAGCACCTCGTCCGGAACCCAAATCCAGTGGATGAAGTAGTCGTCCTCATCGACGTCGAGGGTTATCGTTCCGGGTGTAAGGGTTATCGAGTTCGCGAGCGAGAGCTTTCCGGTGTCGCTGTTGAGGACGGTTTTGCACTTGACGATTCCGGGCCTTATTGGCCTCGCCGGGTGGAGCACCCTGTAAGCAACGTCGAGGTTGGCCATTATCATAGCCCACAGGAAGTACGGTATGTAAGCTATTGCGTAGGCGACCCTCTTTGGATGGAGGTTTGCCAGTCCTGCTTTGGTGAAGACGTCGTGCGTCAGTGCCGCTACTATTAAAGCTATAACGGCTCCGGTTATCAACTCCTGGCTGTCAAGGCTGGCCGTGACGACCAGCCACAGAATAAACAGCACGATAAAAGTGTAGGCGAACTTGCTGGCGCGACTTGCTTCTTCCATACTCAACCCTCCGGAGGTTGATGCACTCATTTGGAGTGACTATCGAAGGTTGCCAACCATAACTTATAAACCTTACCTGGGAAGAAGAAAGGTTTAGAACTTTTGGTTAAAATAGGGGTCTCTAATTTGTCCCATAGTCCGAAAAAGCGTCTACGGGCGTTCGTTCTTCGAGAAGAGGTAACAAAATCTTTTGGAGAAAGAGTGAATACGGACCAAAAAAATTCGGTCAATAGATGGATATTCTCTTGACGCCTTCGAGCTTCGAGAGCTCGTTGATAAGGTCGCCCGGGATGGGCTTCTCGGTTATGATGGTCAGCGTTGCCTCCGGGTAGAGCTCCGGGTCCTCCGCGACGACCTGGACTATGTTGATGTCGCGCTCCGCTATCTTCTGCGCAATCTTGGCAAGGATTCCTATTGCCCTCGGCTCCGGCTCAATCTCGATGACGCCGTAGCCAACGTGCCTGCCGACGTACTTCATGTGAACCGTCGGCTCAAGGTTGGTGTATATCTCCTTGAGCTCCGGAACCTTGAGTATCATGGCAACGGTTTCCTTGACGACACGTCTGTCAACGTCGAGGGCCTTGGCTATCTTGGTGTAGGGCACCTCGATGTCCCCTGCCTTTATCTTCATGTCCTCTGAAACCTTGAGACCGTACTTGAGAAGCGTCTTGGCGATTTGCTTTCTGACGGGATACTCATCAAAGTAATGTTCAATCTTCCCCCACATGAGCTACCACCCAGTTCAGTTCACCAGTAGACTCTTTAATCCAATAGTATTAAAATGTTTCCATGCCCGCATGTCTTCAAGGGGGGAATTTAAAAGTCTTCCGGACGGATGTTTTGTCCATCAACGGGTTTTTAAACGCACCGTTAAACTCACGACCATGATAGAGCTACGCCTTCCCCACGTGACCTTTGAGGATTTGGGAGACACAATCCGGCTAATCTGGCGTGAGACCCTTTACGCGGACTTTCCAAAGCGAGAGCTTGAGAGGGTCATCCGAAAGAAGTACCGCGTCTCGCCTCAAATCACGGCCCGAAACGGTGCGTTAATCATAGACACGGATTACGAGAAGGTCGAAGGCTTCGTAGCGCTCTACATTCAAAACAACCTCGGAGCACTTCTCAGGAACCGCTACACGAAGAGGAAGGTACTCTACATTCACGAGGCCATGGACGTTCCGCTCCTCGGCTACAACGCCTTCGGACTGATAGATAGGGGGACGAACCTAATCCAGGTAAGGGGTGTGAGCGGGTGCAATCTGAGCTGTATCTTCTGCTCCGTTGACGAGGGACCGTACTCAAGGACGAGAAAGCTCGACTACGTCGTTGATATCGACTATTTGATGAAGTGGTTCGACGATGTCGCGAGGATAAAGGGGAAGGGTCTGGAGGCACACCTCGACGGCCAGGGAGAGCCTCTCATCTATCCCTTCAGAGTGGAACTCGTTCAGGCGTTGAGGGAGCACCCGAACGTCTCGGTAATCTCGATGCAGAGCAACGGGACGCTTCTCAACGATAAGCTCGTCGAGGAGCTGGCCGAGGCAGGTCTCGACAGGGTGAACCTTTCGATTCACTCCCTCGACCCGGACAAGGCGAAGATGCTCATGGGCAGGAAGGACTACGACCTTGAACACGTTCTGGAGATGGCTGAGGCCCTCGTCAATGAGGGGATAGACGTCCTCATTGCCCCGGTCATAATCTTCGGAATCAACGACGACGAGGCGGAGGCGTTCATAGAGTTCGCGAGGAAAATCGGCGCCGGAAAGCGCTGGCCGGCTCTCGGCTTCCAGAACTACATTCCCTACAAGTTCGGCAGGAACCCGGTCATAGCCAAGACGGTCCCCTTCAAGGAGTTCTACGCCTGGCTGAGGGGGCTTGAAGAGAAGACCGGAATGAAACCCCTTGTCCTGAAGCCGAGCCACTTTGGTATGGAGAAGCGCGAGTTTATACCGCTTGCCTTCCGGCCCGGGGAGGTCGTAAAGGCTGAGGTCGTTCTTCCGGGCAGGATTGAAGGAGAGATGCTCGCGAAGGCCAGGAACAGGCTCATCGAGGTCGTTGGGACGAAGGCGGAAGTCGGGGACAGAATCAAGGTGAGAATCGTGAGGACGAGGCACGGTATCTACATTGGAACTGAGATTTAAGAAAACTTTTTAAAGTAATTTTTCAAACTATTTCCCGGTGAGCCCAATGAAACGCATCTTTTTAGTGTTGGGCATCGCGGTGCTGATGGTTCTTTCTATCGTTGGGATTGCCGTTGCCAGCGAGTCCTATGTCATCTCTGACTACAGAGGGGCTTCTATGAGTGGGGGAACTACAATCGTTGACCACAGTTACAACTGGACCTCAGCCCCGAAGGACCCCCACATCGTTTACATATCCGTCTGGGCACCGAATCCCTATAAGACGTACATTGAGAACGCTCTCGTCAGGGTCGTCAGGGAGCACGGGCTCACACCGGTCATAACCGATGACGTTATGGAACACGACATGAAGGGCAGGCTCGTGCTCGTTTACGTTCCAATGACGGGGGAGAGCAACGACGTCCTCTACAAGGAGATATCTCTCTCGGGAATCCTCTACTACTCCCACGCCGGCGATGCCAAGTCTGCCGT
The Thermococcus sp. 21S9 DNA segment above includes these coding regions:
- a CDS encoding proton-conducting transporter membrane subunit translates to MNELMIMLFAPLVAGFIAWALDIRGIREIVGIIGAAVPLGILAKYYQTISSSASGTVTHTITVGGFKLVFQLNMISWYFAVIASLVGVAMAFGMASTSRSSYEWLFALMSYTGVLGVFLSQDFVGFFLFWELMTFASFMMVLKRNRHESLKYFVLSVIGAYAMLIAIGILYAKTGALDFGAIRQALYMDAMLGSMSKSLTALVFLLFLTAFGVKAGAVPLHVWAPGAYSEVDQSYTTFFSGALSKAGAYGFLLLYILMGAKLYYALGVWHGHLVFGYIIAWLGAITVVVAGFLAVLQEDIRKLFAYSSISQVGYILLGLGIGTSLGFVGALFHVLSHAVFKGLFWLVVAALILRTGKTKFEDFGGLAEKMPITFAMALIAVLSLAGIPPMAGFASKWLLYEAAISAHMPLVAGAIFLGSGLAFAYVVRFLYAVWFGQRPNDLEDVKEAPLPLLIGMAILAIPNLVFGIAPGLVTKYLGKFLGNPVGGDYFKLVTPTGTYNALLVTVILVLGLAIAGLIFIYGAKARKVPVTDTYQSGNPVTEDYNLSIRRNFYRPLAEALDFWLKYSWDRFYERLAGMFEDFADSLREGFYNGNVQSYAWYLAVILLILALWGVL
- a CDS encoding monovalent cation/H+ antiporter complex subunit F, producing MIGINIYLALIAIATLLSTYRVFRGPTTVDRLVAVDIMTTITTGLMVLFALYYGRMIYISVALVYALLAFGGVIAFARYLEGGL
- a CDS encoding DUF4040 domain-containing protein, whose amino-acid sequence is MNCVTCINYIIIGVMIISAILAVEWRDLLAAAVGMAAVSLFASILFLILQAPDVAMTEAAIGAALSGAIFIFAIKRTQRFETEEEERPGWWVRW
- a CDS encoding NADH-quinone oxidoreductase subunit K, with the protein product MSVPHISAFYFGSIALVLIGLYAILVKKNILKMLIGLSIMETGVNLLLVSIGYISGRSAPILSEGIGPNQAVDPIPQALVLTAIVIGVATTAMALSAVIVLYKRYGTLNVEEIRRLRG
- a CDS encoding radical SAM protein; protein product: MIELRLPHVTFEDLGDTIRLIWRETLYADFPKRELERVIRKKYRVSPQITARNGALIIDTDYEKVEGFVALYIQNNLGALLRNRYTKRKVLYIHEAMDVPLLGYNAFGLIDRGTNLIQVRGVSGCNLSCIFCSVDEGPYSRTRKLDYVVDIDYLMKWFDDVARIKGKGLEAHLDGQGEPLIYPFRVELVQALREHPNVSVISMQSNGTLLNDKLVEELAEAGLDRVNLSIHSLDPDKAKMLMGRKDYDLEHVLEMAEALVNEGIDVLIAPVIIFGINDDEAEAFIEFARKIGAGKRWPALGFQNYIPYKFGRNPVIAKTVPFKEFYAWLRGLEEKTGMKPLVLKPSHFGMEKREFIPLAFRPGEVVKAEVVLPGRIEGEMLAKARNRLIEVVGTKAEVGDRIKVRIVRTRHGIYIGTEI
- a CDS encoding proton-conducting transporter membrane subunit encodes the protein MNGQYASLLIALPLLGAFFVPLIKGLGKKAIKTYVLIITAIQTGIAAWVFQEVYSTGKPIIVIAGGWKPPVGINLYLGYFASLFVLIVALASFLMAVFNFKAVDVEPIDKYAMLFLLLMLGATGMIATGDIFNLFVFMEITAITAYALTAYNKTGEAAEASLKYMILGGIGSSFFLIGVALIYGATGTLNMAQIAQLAGHINPTVAQVGLALIIFGLAVEAELFPLNAWAPDAYQASPHPVTAMFSAFVVKAGLYAMARVLYLMSSVGTWHNVLKLLVVMATLTVVVAEFSALRQRNVKRMIAYSSISQVGLIALAFALGTQAGVDAGVFQMINHAIIKVLLFLGVGYVAIQLGGAEIENFRGLGKRMPVTAFGITVGAFAAVGIPLFNIFWSKLRIILATLQVGYTWAAFLVLGASVVEAVYYFRLIHTIWFEGEGERISESIPLVAIVVALVILVIAIGIYPNYLWSISQKAGSDIFNVAQYIKNVPLMGVGA
- a CDS encoding Na(+)/H(+) antiporter subunit B; translated protein: MLKRGLAIITLLIIGYWLAQGLAGVPFGQDKMLVGQYYLNHVKEQTGAVNAVTAVVVNYRGFDTLGEVTVLFIASTGVGALLWERKKRRTAKTEGSIVLTTGTRLLVPFVILFGAYIFIHGHLTPGGGFPGGATIATAFLLMYMAFTVYEIPHKAFEKTEGLVGMSYVIVGLIGLAIGGYFLFDWIWQTWGWGHDNIGRLFSGGFIPIIYTIIGLKVGTELSGIIDNMLKEEVSE
- the mnhG gene encoding monovalent cation/H(+) antiporter subunit G, with amino-acid sequence MSVLAIIGEVLVLIGTFFYFLSALGLIRMPDVYNRMQTSTKSATLGSLGVIVGTGLWAVGKGYSPAWIVQTVAVAGFLLLTNPISAHALIRAAYKRGIPLWHGSVVDKYAEHLASKAQVEEASETSEEVSE
- a CDS encoding Na+/H+ antiporter subunit E codes for the protein MEEASRASKFAYTFIVLFILWLVVTASLDSQELITGAVIALIVAALTHDVFTKAGLANLHPKRVAYAIAYIPYFLWAMIMANLDVAYRVLHPARPIRPGIVKCKTVLNSDTGKLSLANSITLTPGTITLDVDEDDYFIHWIWVPDEVLNAKDDSEHVEKASEAITRPFEKFLRVIFG